The Methylocella silvestris BL2 DNA segment TCTCGCCGGGACCGCTCAAGACTCGCGCGTCGGGTGGGCTGAAAGACTTCGATACGCTGCTGAATGAAGCGGCCCACAGAGCGCCGGTTGGCGAACTCGTCGATATTATGGATGTCGGCTACGCCTGCACCTATCTCGCGACGCCCTTCGCCCGTCGCATCACCGGCGGCACTGTTTATGTCGATGGCGGCGCGCACATCGTCGTTTAGAGAGCGGGATGTGAGAAATCTGCGATTTTTGCGCCACGCTCCCTGTTGGCGTCAGCTTGGCGCAATCCCAAATCATCGTGATCTGAGCATTTTCCGCGGGCGACCCCGCCAGATCGCTGAAATGCCGCGCTCAAACGCCCATTGGCCATCGTCATGTCGCCTGCCCGGGCGCCCTTGGCGCGCCAGCGCCTTGTTCCAGCGAACCGCCGCTTTGACGCGCAGGGTGGACGAAAGACGCAAAATCTGCCCAATAGGCCCTCTGTAACGTAAACGCTATCCGTCGCGACGATGGGGGACCGATGGACGTCAAGACGACAGATTTGCCCGGCGTCCTGGTTTTGAAACCGCGCCGGTTCGCTGACCAGCGCGGCTATTTCGTTGAAACCTACAATCGGCGGACATTCGCCAAGGCAGGCGTCGACGCGCAATTCGTCCAGGATAACCAGTCCTTTTCAGCCAAGGCCGGAACGATCCGCGGCCTGCATTTCCAGCTGCCGCCGGCGGCTCAGGCCAAGCTTGTCAGAGCGGTGCGCGGCGCGATCTTCGATGTGGCGGTCGATCTGCGCGCCGGCTCGCCGACATTCGGCCGCTGGATCGGAGAGACGCTGACCGCTGGCGGCGGAGAACAATTGCTGATTCCGCGCGGCTTCGCTCATGCCTTCTGCACCCTCGAGGACGATGTGGAAGTCGCCTATAAGGTCGATGATTTCTATGCCCCGACATGCGACAGCGGATTGATCTGGAACGATCCCGATCTCAAGATCGAATGGCCTGTCGAGGCCAGCGCCGCCGTCCTTTCGGACAAGGACGCCAAGCTCGGACGTTTCGCGGATTTCGTTTCTCCATTTCGTTTCGAGGCGGGCGCGCCATGAAAGACGCGGCGCCGAAACGGATCCTCGTAACGGGAGGCGCCGGCTTCATCGGCTCCGCCGTGGTGCGTGAGATCATCGGCGAGACGCCTCACAGCGTTCTCGTCGTCGACAAGCTGACCTACGCTGGCAACCTCGATTCGCTCAAGCCTGTCGCCGCCGATCCGCGCTATGACTTCATCCGCGCCGATATCGTCGACGCGCCGCGGATGCAGTCGGTTTTTGCGCAGTTCCAGCCGGATATCGTTATGCATCTGGCGGCGGAAAGCCACGTCGACCGCTCGATCGACGGTCCCGGCGAATTCATCCAGACGAATGTCGTTGGAACCTTCACCCTGCTGCAGGCCACCCTTGGCTATTGGCGCGGCCTGCCCGCCGCGCGGCAGACCTCGTTCCGTTTCCACCACATCTCGACCGACGAAGTGTTTGGCTCGCTCGGGCCGGAGGGTTTTTTCATCGAGACGACGGCCTATTGCCCGAATTCGCCCTATTCGGCGTCAAAAGCGGCGTCCGACCATCTCGTCAACGCCTGGCGGCACACATATGGATTGCCGACGGTGCTCAGCAATTGTTCGAATAATTACGGCCCCTACCATTTCCCCGAAAAGCTGATCCCTTTGACGATCATTAACGCGCTCGAAGGCAAGCCTTTGCCGGTCTATGGCGCGGGCGCCAATATTCGTGACTGGCTCTATGTCGAGGACCACGCGCGCGCGCTGTTAACCGTCGCGACGCAGGGCGCGGTCGGCGGCTCCTATTGCATCGGCGGCCACAATGAAAAAACCAATCTCGACGTGGTCCACGCCATCTGCGCTCTTGTCGACGAGCTTGCGCCGGATCGCGCCATCGGGCCGCGCGCCGGGCTTGTGAGCTTTGTCTCGGACCGGCCCGGCCATGATCTGCGCTATGCGATCGATCCCAGCAAAATCGCGGTCGATCTCGGCTGGAGGCCGCGCGAGACATTCGAGTCGGGGCTGCGGCAAACGGTTCAATGGTATCTTGAACATCGCGACTGGTGGGAGCGCATAAGGACTGGCGTCTACCGCGGCGAACGGCTTGGCGTCGCATGATCCTGATTTTTGGCGCTGGCGGACAGGTCGGACAGGAACTTCAGCGGGCGGCATTCGGCAAGGGCGTCGCCTGCAGGGCGCTGTCGCACGCTGAGGTCGATATCGCCGACGCCGCTGACGTCGCGCGCGCCTTCGACGAAACGCGTCCGACGCTTGTGGTCAACGCCGCCGCCTACACCAAGGTCGATCTGGCCGAAACGGAAGTCGACGCGGCGCAGCGCGCCAATGAGATCGGACCGGGCGTCGTAGGCAAGGCCTGCGCGGCGCGCGAAACGCCGTTGATTCATATCTCGACCGACTACGTCTTCGACGGGACCAAAACAGGCCCCTATGTTGAAAGCGATCCCCTTGCTCCGCTCGGCGTCTACGGCCGCACAAAGGCGGCCGGCGAGGCCGCCGCGCGCGACGCCGCGCCGCGGCACGTTATCTTGCGCACCTCCTGGGTCTATGGCGAGTTCGGCAATAATTTTTTGAAAACCATGCTGCGACTCGCAAGAGACCGCGACGAGCTGCGCGTCGTCGCCGATCAGCATGGCTGCCCGACCTCAACGCGCGACATCGCCGCCGCGATTCTGCGCATCGCGCCACGGCTCGAAACGAGCTCCGATTTATATGGCCTTTATCATTTTGCCGGCGTTGGCGCGACGAATTGGCATGGCTTCGCCAGCCGCATCGTCGAGGCGCAGGCCAACATCACCGGCCGGCGGCCGACGGTTGCGGCGATCACGACAGCCGACTATCCGACGCCGGCGCGGCGGCCGGCCAATTCCGTTCTCGATTGCAGCCTGTTCGAGAAAAGCTTCGGCTTTAGCGCTCACAACTGGGGCGAGGAAACCGATGCGGTGGCGAAAGCGCTCGCAAGCAAGGGTTGAATTTGTCTATCTAGCGGGGCGCCGACTTTTTCGGCGCAGACGTCCGGCATTTCATAAGCCAGAATTCATAAGCCCGCAGCGGCGAGAGGCGATCGATCATGCGTAAAGGGATAATTCTCGCCGGAGGGTCCGGGACGCGACTGCATCCGCTGACGCTGGTGACGTCCAAGCAACTCCTGCCCGTCTATGACAAGCCGATGATCTATTATCCGCTGTCGACCTTGATGCTGGCCGGAATCCGGGAAATCCTGATTATTTCGACGCCGCAGGATCAGCCTGCCTTCCGGCATCTTCTCGGCGATGGAAGCCAATGGGGCATTAAGCTCGATTATGCGGTTCAGCCGTCTCCGGACGGACTTGCGCAGGCTTTTCTCATCGGCGCCGAGTTTCTGGACGGCAAGCCTGCGTGCCTTATCCTTGGCGACAATCTTCTTTACGGCCACGGCCTGTCGGAAACGCTGCGGCGCGCCGCTGCCTCAGCCGGCTGCGCCACCGTTTTTGGCTATTCGGTCGACGAGCCCGAGCGCTACGGCGTCATCGAATTCAATGAAGCGGGCGACGTTCTGTCGATCGAAGAGAAGCCGCAAAGGCCGAAATCCAGCTGGGCGGCGATCGGCGTCTATTTCTACGACGCCGACGTCGTCCAACTGGCGCGCAGCCTTAAGCCGTCGGCGCGTGGCGAGCTCGAAATCACCGATCTCAACAACCTTTATATTCGGCAGAAACGATTGAAGCTTGAAAGACTGGGACGGGGCTTTGCCTGGTTCGACGCTGGCACGCATGATTCCCTGATGGAGGCGGCCGAGTTCGTCCGCGTCCTGCAAAAACGGCAGGGCCAGCTGATCTCCGCGCCGGAAGAGGTCGCCTATCTCAACGCCTGGATATCGAAGGACGCTTTCGCTCAGCTCGCGCTTAAGCTCGGCAAAACCAAATATGGGCAGCGCCTGCTCGACCATTTCAAAGTCTGACGCCGACGCTGCTATTTGACGAAGGAATAGGCTGCAAGGCCAGTCGTCGTCGGCCCGGAGATCAGGCCAACGACTTCCATGACTTTCTGCGCGTCGGTGATTGGCGCATTGGAGACGTAGAGCAGATCGCGGTTCTGGATGCGGAAGCCCTGGGCGACGAACAGGCTCGCGGCGTCGCGCAGGTTCAGCCGGTACACGACCGGCGTCAACTGATGCGGCGCGGCGATGGTCGTGTTCGGGTTGAGCGCGCGAACGACGCTTTCAGGCTCGAAACGGAAGACGAAGACGCCGGCGGGATCCGAGCGAAAATCCAGCAGTCCCCCCGCCTTGGCCAGCGCCTGCGAGAGGCTGATGCCTTCGGCGTCGAAGGGGATCTCGGCGTTGCGGCCCGTCGCGCCATAGGCGATGAAGGTTTGCGGATCCCGGATCAACGTCAATACGTCGTTGGGGCGCATGAAGATGTTTTCTCGTGGATCGGCAGAGACGCGCGTCATCGCGACGCGAACCGTCTCGCGTCCGCGCGAGAGCTGAACATAGGTTTCGTTCACTGGAGCGCGAATTCCGCCCGCCGTTGCGATGACGTCCATGACGCGATCGCCCCTGACGCTCAGGGGCACGCGCGCGCCATTGGCCACTTCTCCCGTGACGGTGACGCTATTGCTGACCGACCTCGGCATATTGATCAAAACCTGCGGCTCGATCGCCTTGCCCGCCAGCGCGCGTTCGACAATGATCTGCACCTCCTGCGTCGTGCGCCCCGCCACCCTGACGCGTCCCGCGTAAGGCACGCTGATCGAACCATCGCGGCCGACGATCTGATCGGGAATCGTCGAACTCTTCGAGCCGGTGCTGAAGCGGTCGCTGACCAGCGGCGCGGAGAATAGTCCGCCGGCGCCGGCCTCCCAAATGGTCACGGAAACCGTGTCCCCAACGCCGATTTTCGGCTCGACCGAGGGTCTGTAATCGCCAAAATGGGCCAGAAAACTGTCCGCTTCGCGATGGCGCAATATGTCGAGGACGGAGGAATTGATGTCGATGACTTCGTAGCGCTGGAAGCCGGGATAGGAAGATTGAGCCACGACGTCGTCGTTGCTCGGCCCCGATCCGGGCAGAATCGTCGCGCAGCCGGTCAGAGCGACCGCGATCGCGCCGGAAAGCAGAATGCGCGCGACGTTTGCAAAGTCATTCCGCATTCACGATCCACCCATAACAGCCGAGGATTATCATTGCCGGCGGTTCGAAACCACTGAGAAACCCCATCCCTATGGCCTTAGCGGGAAAGTGTAGCGAATAGGTCACAACAAACCCTTGCCCAAAATATGTCCTCGTTTTCGCGCCCCATCCCAAAATGGAACGGTCCAGCCTATTCGACAGACAGGTCGGCGCGCTTCATAAGGGCGCTGAAACGGATTGATCAAATGCGCTGCGACCATGCCGCTCAAAATCAAAAATCTTAGGGCTCTGCCGTACCTTGCCGAGCTGATTGCGTGCAGCCGGATTTTCGACGAGGACTGGTACAGGAAGGAATATCCCGCCTTTGAGATGGGCGAACTCGGTCCCATCATGCATTATCTGGTTGAAGGCGTTTTCGAGGGCGCGCGGCCGCATCTTCTGTTCGACCCCGACTGGTATCGGACGGTCGCGTCTTGCAAAGCTGCCAATCCGCTGATCGATTACATCAAATCTGGCGCGGCCGCGGGATTTGATCCGTCGCCCTATTTTTCATCCGCCTATTATCGCAAAAGCGCCGGCGCCCTTCGCGGACTGACGCCGCTTGGCCATTTCATTGCTTATGGCCTGCCCTGCAACGCCACTCCGACGCCGCTGTTCGACCGCGACTGGTATCTTGCCCATAATCCGGACGTCATGCGGGCGGGTTTCGATCCCTTCCTGCATTTCGTCGCCTCCGGCGCGCGCGACGGACGTTCCCCCGGCCCGCTGTTTGACGCGCCCTGGTACCGCATGAAAAATCCCGGCGTGCGCGACGCGGGCGTCGAGCCTTTGCGTCATTATCTTTCTCGCGGCGCCGCCGAAGGGCGTAGGCCCCACGATGGTTTCGACCCCGTATTCTATGTGGCGCAAGCGCCGCATGCGTCCGTTACGCTGGAGCAGGCTTTGGCCGACTATGCGGAGCAAGGGCGCGCGAACTGGCGCAGCGCAGACGCCGCGCTGCCGCCGCCTGGCTCGCCTGTCGCTGTCTTTGACGATTTTCCCTGGCGCCGCAGCGCTACGTCAGAACATCCTCATGCGCCTTTTTCGGTTCTGATCATTGACGTCGCCGGGCCGCCGCCCGCCACGGCCGATCTTTGCGCGGCGCTCAAACAGGCGCCGCAAGTCGATCTTTACGTTGTCGCCAACACGCCTGACGCCGCAATGCAAGAAGGCGTCGCCATGCTCGATCTGTCGCAGCCGAATCTTGCGGCGTTTGAGTCCGGCGTCGTCCTCGACCGGCTCCTGCGCGCGCTTAAATTTCGCGATTCCGGCGCCCTTGTCATCGAAGCGAATTATGCAGCCGCATCGCTCTCGTCTCTCTGCGCGGAGCTCGCGCTTGCGCATCATCAGGTCGACGCCGCCGCGCCGCTGACCACAGCCGGTTGGGCCGAGCTTCTTCGCCGCAAAATCGGCTATCGCGAAACGCCGCGGCCGACGATTTCCACAATCATTCCGAATTACAATCACGGGCGCTATCTCGACGAGCGCATCGGCTCGATCCTCGCCCAGACCCTGCCGCCCGACGAAATCATTTTCCTCGACGACGCGTCGGACGACGAGAGCCTCGCAATCGCACAACTGTGGCAGGCGAAATCTCGCGTTCCCTTCACCATCATCGCGGCCGAGGCCAACAGCGGCTCGCCTTTCAAACAATGGGCCAAAGGCGTATTGGAGGCCCGTTGCGACCTTGTCTCGATCGCCGAGAGCGATGACAGCTCTGCCCCCCGCTTTCTCGAGCGTATGGTTGCGTCTTTTCGAAATCCAAATGTCGTGCTGGCCTACAGCGACTCCGAAACGATTGGAACGGAAGGCGAAACGCTCGCCTCAAGCTGCCGCTTCTACACGGACACGCTGGACGAGACGAAATGGCGGTCGGGATATGTGGAAGACGGCGCGCGCGAGATCGCGACAACCCTCGCCGTCAAGAACACTATTCCAAATGTCAGCGCGGTTCTCTTTCAGCGCGCGGCGCTCTGCGGCGTCCTCGAAACGATCCAGGGCTTTCGCTATTGCGGCGATTGGGCCGCCTATGTCGCATGCTTGCGGCAAGGCGCAATCGCCTTTTGCCCGGAAGCCCTGAACCGGCGCCGGCAAGACCCGGGGAGCGTGACGCAGGATGGCGAGCGCGCGACGCTGGCCGTGCAGGAGGCGCTCGCCATCAAGCGGTCGATCCTGCAAGATATCGCATGCGCGGACCCGATATTTTGGCTCAGCCTCGCGCAAACGATATTCGAGTATGAGGGGCGATCGGCGGCGCTGCTTCCTGGACGCCCCGCGTTCACGGCCAATAAGGACCTGACCCGATCGCTTGATGATATGTCAGATATCATCGCAAAGCGACGGTCCTTCTATGCTGAACAGAAGCAAGAGGTTGCGCATTTTCTGCGTAATCTGGCCGATTGCGACGTAACGCTGGATAGGGCCGGGCGGCAAGCTCTCGTTGCTCGCGTCATCGTCGAGTTGCGGACGCTGGCGAAAGACTTCGGATAGGTCGCTTGCGCGCCCTTATTTGCGGCGGGCGACGACGATATCCTGAAAATTATGGATGGCGCCCGCGACATAGGATTCGATATCGAACCATTGCGTCCAGACGGCGTCGATCCATTTCCGGTTCACGAAGGTAATCCCGTAGTCATAAGCCCGCGACGTCAGATGGCCGGACTGAAGCGTGAAGTGAAACCCGTCTCCCTCCTTGAGGGCCGCGCTCGCCGCCTGAAGCGCATCAGGCGGAATGCCCAAAAGACCCAGGATCGCGGGGTCGGCCGACGCCCGTTCGATCGCCTTCTGTCCGTGGACGGTGAGCATCAGCAACGCGCCGGGCCGCGTGACGCGGTGCAGCTCTGCAAGATAGAATCGGTGGTCGTCCTCATTCATGTGGGTGAAGACGGAAATACTCACCACAGCGTCGAAGCGTTGATCCCCGCAAGGCAACCGCTGGCGCGGCGCTGTGTGCAGCGCCTTGACCCAGGGCAGATTGCCGCGCGCCCATTGGATCATGCGAGGGTCGACGTCGACGCCGACATAGACGCCGCGATAGCCCTTGAAAAGCCGCGCCACGCGTCCGACGCCGACGCCGAAATCGAGCCACGCGCGATAGGCGTGGAGGTCTGTTTCATGAGCCGACGCCAGCGCCCGCATGATGTCGGCGCCGTGCCGTGCAAAATCCTCCGGACGGCTCAATCCGGAGGTCGCCAGCATCAGATCGAGCGGCGGGAACGGCGCTATGGTTTCGCGCGCGGCCTCGCCCAGATGCAGGGCGGCCTCGTTATAGGCGAACCATGGCTCCAACGCGCCTTCAAAGCCGAGTTCGACGGCGTCGGCGGCGCCGTCCTTCAGGGCCGGCGGGTCAATTCCATGATCAGCGTCAGATAATCCATAAGCGCGATACATCGCCAGAACATCCTTCGCCATGTCGGCTGGCGTATGATCGTAGAACGTCGCGGCGCTGAGACGCGTCGCCAGCGCCGGATCGTCGGCGACTCTGCACAGGACCTCGGTCAGGCTTTCGACGTCGCCGCGCAAAAAATGGAAACCGTTGCGGCTGTCCTCGACAAATTCCGTCATCCCGGCCACATCGGAAATAATGACCGGCGTGTGGGACGCGAGCGCCTGCAGCAGAATGAGCGGACTGTTCTCGTACCAGGTCGAGGGAATGACGAGATAATCGAGATCGCCTAGCGCATTCGCCAGCTCCGCGCGCGGCAGAATCCCGAGGAATGCGACGGCAAGACCCTCGGCCTTTTGCCGCAGCGTCGCGTAATAGGCCGGATCCTGATCGTCCGGTCCCCAGATTTTCAGGGTCAGATTCGTCCGGACGCTCGCGCGCAGGGCGTCGAGAAGGAGATGCGCGCCCTTGTGCGGAAACAACTGGCCGATGAAGCCGAGCTTCAGCCCGTCGCCTTCGAGGCGCAGACGTTTTGGAGCGCGATCGATGTCGACGCCGAAATGGCTAACATGCATCGAAGCCGGAAAGCCATTGTCCTGATAGGCCTGCTTCAGGAAAAGCGTCGGCGCGATCGCTTCGCAATAGACGCCCATCGCCTCGCGCAGGATATCAGGCCGCGCCACAATGTCATTTGGCGTGAATCCGGCAATATGGAATGGCTGATCCTGGCGCTTGCCAAGCCTTGCAAGCTGCTTTGAGACAAACGGACGCAACCGCGGATCGGCGCCGAGCCGCGTCAGCGGCTTCGCCTCCGGCCTTGCGCCGACAAGCTTCAGGAAACAGGCGATGCAATTGGCCCGCGCCGCGTCGGGGCCGGCGCAGAGCTCACCCTGCGCGTCCTCGAGCCTGTTGTTGTAGCAAAAGCCGAAGAAATCCGTGAGCGTGGCGAAGGTCGGAACGCCCATCGCGCGCGCCACCTCGAGCAGCGCGGTCGTGTGGCTGATCAAATGGCAGACATGGATGACGTCCGGCGCGATTTTGCGCAACAGACGCTCATGCGGATGACGCAGCGCCGGCTGTTCATAGGTGTCGCGGACGTCGCGATTGGGAAAAAGATTCTTGTCGATCGAGACGACGCGGACCCCCTCATAGATGCGCTCCTCGACAAGCTCCTTTTGCGCCGGCTCGCCGGCCAGCGTCGCGGTTACGACGACAGGCTCCTCGCCGAGCGCGATCAGCTCCTTCGCGAGCGTGAGCGTATAGGCTTCCGTGCCATAAAAGTGAGTTGGGAAAAAGCAATGGACGTAAAGCGCAATTCTCATCACTTGCCCTTCACGTCGCGGCGTCCGCGAGGCTTTTCAACGTGCGCGCCACCCCGTCCTCGAACGAAACCCGCGCCGACCAGCCGATTTCGCGCCGCGCGCGCGAGGGATCGAGAATTGAGAGGGGCGTATCGAAGGGGCGAGGGGGTCGGCGCTCGACTTTGACCGGTCTGCCAAGCTGCGCTTCGAGACAGGCGATGATATCGTTCAATGAGCGTCCTTCTCCGCTGCCAATGTTCAGCGCTCTCGATGAATTTTGCGCTTGCGCGGCGCGGATCAGCGCATCGACCGCATCGTCGATATAGACGTAATCGCGCACCGTCGAGCCGTCGCCGAACAATATGATCGGCGCTCCTGTCAGCGCCGCCTTGCTAAACTGGGTGACGGCGCCAAAAAGCCGCTCGGGATTTTGGCCCGGCCCAAAAAGATTGCCGATCCTGAGCGAGGCCGGGCGAAGCCCGATCGTGTCCGCGAACAGATCAAGATAAGCTTCGACCGTGCGCTTCGACAGGCCATAGGCCGAGATCGGGTTCAGTGGATGATCTTCGCTCGCCGGCGCCTGGCGCAGCCGGCCGTAGATCGCCCCGCCCGAGGAGGCGAAGATCAAGCGGGGGGCGGCGCCCGGCGCGATGCTTTCAATGATGCGCAGGGAGCCGACGATATTTGCGCGCGCGTCCTCGGCGGGGGAAAGACTCGCTTCCGATGGAACCGTCGACCAGGCCAGATGATAGATGCAATCGACGCCCGACGTGATCTCCCGCAGCGGCGCGGCGGGGTCGGCCAGGTCGATGCGGCGCCAGGCCAGACGCGGATGGGCTGCAAACGGGCTCTGGCCGCGCCCGGCGGCGATCACGCTCGCGCCGGAGGCGAGAAGAGCTGGAACGAGGGCTCGCCCGAGAAAACCGCTGGCGCCGGTAACGAGGGCTTTGCCCGTCATGATCGCGGCGCTCGCCTACAAGGGAAAAAGAACGGCGTCAGGAAGGCCGGGCGCCATTTCGAAATCCTTCGGCGCAATGTCGCGGTAAAGGCTGCAATAGGCGGCCGCCATCGCCCCGACGGAAAAGCGCGCCTTCGCGATCGCCCGGTTGCGGCGCCCGAGCGCTTCGATCCGGTCGCGGTCGTCAAGCAGCGCCGCAATGATCCCAGCCGTTTCGTCGAGCGTGTCGCCAAGCGTTTCATCGCCGCCCAGAATTTCCGGCACGGCGCCGATGCGATAGCCCGCCACTGCAAGCCCGCAGCTCATGGCGAAGGGAACGACCTGCCCAAAGCTTTCCTGACGCACGGGGGCGACAAATATTTTGAATCGCGCCAGGAAGGCCGGCAATTCCTCAAAAGGCACATAGCCGGAAAATTCGAAATGCGGCAGCAGCCCTTCCTCGATGACGCGGCGGCGGAAATGCGCAAATAGCGAGCCGTCGCCAATGATGATCGCGCGCGTCGCCGGGCGTTTCTTGACGACCGCGATAAAGAGTTCGATCGCCTGAGCATTGAGCTTGTCGTTTTCGAGCCGGTAGATCATGCCGATCGTATCAAAGGCGCCCGCAGCCGGGATGGCGGGCCGCGCGAAACGGTCAAGATCTATGCCCGGATAAATTACCTTCGCCGGCGCCTTTGAACCAAACCGGTCGAAGACGCTTTGCGAGACAAACACGTTGCAGGCGACCGGCGAATCGGCAAAGGGCGCGACCGGAGTGTTGACGTTCTGCACGACAGGACACTCGAACTCGGCCGCGACTTCGAAGATCGCCCGGTACCATGGTTCGTCCACGTCGCCCCAATAGTGAATATGGACGAGATCCGGGCGGAACCGGCTGAAGACGGCGCGCACCGCATGCCGCGAAACCGGCTGAGGCGCCAGACGGATGGTCATTCCCTTATGGGCGCCATGCGGCGGCAAGGAGGAGGTTATCGTCTCCATTTCGATGCGATGGCCGAGATAGTCGTAAAGGTCGACGACGAGTTGCGTCGATCCTCCGACCCAGACATTGGCGATCGCGTGCAGCACCTTTGGGCGGCGTGCGAGCCCTATCCTCTGGCGCAGCCGCACCGCGTAAAGCGGCGGATGGAAGAACCCGGACGAGCGCCGCAAATTCCGCCAGAACGCCGCGCGGTCGAGCCGCCGCGTCCAGGCTCCGCTTGCCGGGTCGAGCGCCAGACGGGCGCTGCGAAAACGCGCATCCCCGATCTTTCTCAGCGCGACAGGCCAGCGCCAGAGCAGCGCGACGGTTCTCCAGA contains these protein-coding regions:
- the rfbA gene encoding glucose-1-phosphate thymidylyltransferase RfbA; translated protein: MRKGIILAGGSGTRLHPLTLVTSKQLLPVYDKPMIYYPLSTLMLAGIREILIISTPQDQPAFRHLLGDGSQWGIKLDYAVQPSPDGLAQAFLIGAEFLDGKPACLILGDNLLYGHGLSETLRRAAASAGCATVFGYSVDEPERYGVIEFNEAGDVLSIEEKPQRPKSSWAAIGVYFYDADVVQLARSLKPSARGELEITDLNNLYIRQKRLKLERLGRGFAWFDAGTHDSLMEAAEFVRVLQKRQGQLISAPEEVAYLNAWISKDAFAQLALKLGKTKYGQRLLDHFKV
- the rfbD gene encoding dTDP-4-dehydrorhamnose reductase; translation: MILIFGAGGQVGQELQRAAFGKGVACRALSHAEVDIADAADVARAFDETRPTLVVNAAAYTKVDLAETEVDAAQRANEIGPGVVGKACAARETPLIHISTDYVFDGTKTGPYVESDPLAPLGVYGRTKAAGEAAARDAAPRHVILRTSWVYGEFGNNFLKTMLRLARDRDELRVVADQHGCPTSTRDIAAAILRIAPRLETSSDLYGLYHFAGVGATNWHGFASRIVEAQANITGRRPTVAAITTADYPTPARRPANSVLDCSLFEKSFGFSAHNWGEETDAVAKALASKG
- the rfbC gene encoding dTDP-4-dehydrorhamnose 3,5-epimerase — protein: MDVKTTDLPGVLVLKPRRFADQRGYFVETYNRRTFAKAGVDAQFVQDNQSFSAKAGTIRGLHFQLPPAAQAKLVRAVRGAIFDVAVDLRAGSPTFGRWIGETLTAGGGEQLLIPRGFAHAFCTLEDDVEVAYKVDDFYAPTCDSGLIWNDPDLKIEWPVEASAAVLSDKDAKLGRFADFVSPFRFEAGAP
- a CDS encoding polysaccharide biosynthesis/export family protein yields the protein MRNDFANVARILLSGAIAVALTGCATILPGSGPSNDDVVAQSSYPGFQRYEVIDINSSVLDILRHREADSFLAHFGDYRPSVEPKIGVGDTVSVTIWEAGAGGLFSAPLVSDRFSTGSKSSTIPDQIVGRDGSISVPYAGRVRVAGRTTQEVQIIVERALAGKAIEPQVLINMPRSVSNSVTVTGEVANGARVPLSVRGDRVMDVIATAGGIRAPVNETYVQLSRGRETVRVAMTRVSADPRENIFMRPNDVLTLIRDPQTFIAYGATGRNAEIPFDAEGISLSQALAKAGGLLDFRSDPAGVFVFRFEPESVVRALNPNTTIAAPHQLTPVVYRLNLRDAASLFVAQGFRIQNRDLLYVSNAPITDAQKVMEVVGLISGPTTTGLAAYSFVK
- the rfbB gene encoding dTDP-glucose 4,6-dehydratase; amino-acid sequence: MKDAAPKRILVTGGAGFIGSAVVREIIGETPHSVLVVDKLTYAGNLDSLKPVAADPRYDFIRADIVDAPRMQSVFAQFQPDIVMHLAAESHVDRSIDGPGEFIQTNVVGTFTLLQATLGYWRGLPAARQTSFRFHHISTDEVFGSLGPEGFFIETTAYCPNSPYSASKAASDHLVNAWRHTYGLPTVLSNCSNNYGPYHFPEKLIPLTIINALEGKPLPVYGAGANIRDWLYVEDHARALLTVATQGAVGGSYCIGGHNEKTNLDVVHAICALVDELAPDRAIGPRAGLVSFVSDRPGHDLRYAIDPSKIAVDLGWRPRETFESGLRQTVQWYLEHRDWWERIRTGVYRGERLGVA
- a CDS encoding glycosyltransferase family 2 protein — its product is MPLKIKNLRALPYLAELIACSRIFDEDWYRKEYPAFEMGELGPIMHYLVEGVFEGARPHLLFDPDWYRTVASCKAANPLIDYIKSGAAAGFDPSPYFSSAYYRKSAGALRGLTPLGHFIAYGLPCNATPTPLFDRDWYLAHNPDVMRAGFDPFLHFVASGARDGRSPGPLFDAPWYRMKNPGVRDAGVEPLRHYLSRGAAEGRRPHDGFDPVFYVAQAPHASVTLEQALADYAEQGRANWRSADAALPPPGSPVAVFDDFPWRRSATSEHPHAPFSVLIIDVAGPPPATADLCAALKQAPQVDLYVVANTPDAAMQEGVAMLDLSQPNLAAFESGVVLDRLLRALKFRDSGALVIEANYAAASLSSLCAELALAHHQVDAAAPLTTAGWAELLRRKIGYRETPRPTISTIIPNYNHGRYLDERIGSILAQTLPPDEIIFLDDASDDESLAIAQLWQAKSRVPFTIIAAEANSGSPFKQWAKGVLEARCDLVSIAESDDSSAPRFLERMVASFRNPNVVLAYSDSETIGTEGETLASSCRFYTDTLDETKWRSGYVEDGAREIATTLAVKNTIPNVSAVLFQRAALCGVLETIQGFRYCGDWAAYVACLRQGAIAFCPEALNRRRQDPGSVTQDGERATLAVQEALAIKRSILQDIACADPIFWLSLAQTIFEYEGRSAALLPGRPAFTANKDLTRSLDDMSDIIAKRRSFYAEQKQEVAHFLRNLADCDVTLDRAGRQALVARVIVELRTLAKDFG
- a CDS encoding glycosyltransferase; this translates as MRIALYVHCFFPTHFYGTEAYTLTLAKELIALGEEPVVVTATLAGEPAQKELVEERIYEGVRVVSIDKNLFPNRDVRDTYEQPALRHPHERLLRKIAPDVIHVCHLISHTTALLEVARAMGVPTFATLTDFFGFCYNNRLEDAQGELCAGPDAARANCIACFLKLVGARPEAKPLTRLGADPRLRPFVSKQLARLGKRQDQPFHIAGFTPNDIVARPDILREAMGVYCEAIAPTLFLKQAYQDNGFPASMHVSHFGVDIDRAPKRLRLEGDGLKLGFIGQLFPHKGAHLLLDALRASVRTNLTLKIWGPDDQDPAYYATLRQKAEGLAVAFLGILPRAELANALGDLDYLVIPSTWYENSPLILLQALASHTPVIISDVAGMTEFVEDSRNGFHFLRGDVESLTEVLCRVADDPALATRLSAATFYDHTPADMAKDVLAMYRAYGLSDADHGIDPPALKDGAADAVELGFEGALEPWFAYNEAALHLGEAARETIAPFPPLDLMLATSGLSRPEDFARHGADIMRALASAHETDLHAYRAWLDFGVGVGRVARLFKGYRGVYVGVDVDPRMIQWARGNLPWVKALHTAPRQRLPCGDQRFDAVVSISVFTHMNEDDHRFYLAELHRVTRPGALLMLTVHGQKAIERASADPAILGLLGIPPDALQAASAALKEGDGFHFTLQSGHLTSRAYDYGITFVNRKWIDAVWTQWFDIESYVAGAIHNFQDIVVARRK
- a CDS encoding NAD-dependent epimerase/dehydratase family protein; the encoded protein is MTGKALVTGASGFLGRALVPALLASGASVIAAGRGQSPFAAHPRLAWRRIDLADPAAPLREITSGVDCIYHLAWSTVPSEASLSPAEDARANIVGSLRIIESIAPGAAPRLIFASSGGAIYGRLRQAPASEDHPLNPISAYGLSKRTVEAYLDLFADTIGLRPASLRIGNLFGPGQNPERLFGAVTQFSKAALTGAPIILFGDGSTVRDYVYIDDAVDALIRAAQAQNSSRALNIGSGEGRSLNDIIACLEAQLGRPVKVERRPPRPFDTPLSILDPSRARREIGWSARVSFEDGVARTLKSLADAAT